Proteins found in one Amycolatopsis umgeniensis genomic segment:
- a CDS encoding EndoU domain-containing protein, giving the protein MGGGHAPGKGRRATSEFPAGWTDEQIIAVIKDVANDPSEPRRRQHNGRWRCAGERYGVHLIVLVEDNGDVKTGYPVAGPGVVRNPDAAADPANPTVADLAAGRISFFGDSLLDQIADRVAPDVLAFYRTLHWSGEWEELADVLVAHAVNENLRLGVDEFATLESLLNSFDLPIDGFLYLNDRAHTLATLRP; this is encoded by the coding sequence GTGGGCGGCGGGCACGCACCGGGCAAGGGGCGGCGGGCGACCAGCGAGTTCCCCGCGGGCTGGACCGACGAGCAGATCATCGCGGTGATCAAGGACGTCGCGAACGATCCGAGCGAACCCCGCCGCAGACAGCACAACGGCCGCTGGCGCTGCGCGGGCGAGCGGTACGGCGTGCACCTGATCGTGCTGGTCGAGGACAACGGCGACGTCAAGACGGGCTATCCGGTGGCGGGTCCCGGCGTGGTCCGCAATCCCGATGCCGCGGCCGACCCGGCGAACCCGACAGTCGCCGACCTGGCCGCCGGCCGCATCAGCTTCTTCGGCGACAGCCTGCTCGACCAGATCGCCGACCGCGTCGCGCCGGACGTCCTCGCCTTCTACCGCACCCTGCACTGGTCGGGTGAGTGGGAAGAACTGGCCGACGTCCTCGTCGCGCACGCGGTGAACGAGAACCTACGGCTCGGCGTGGACGAATTCGCCACCCTGGAAAGCCTGCTGAACAGCTTCGACCTGCCGATCGACGGCTTCCTCTACCTGAACGACCGCGCGCACACCTTGGCCACCCTGCGCCCCTGA
- a CDS encoding phosphoenolpyruvate carboxykinase (GTP): MTAVAIPGLEKAPTTHSGVLSWVREVAELTTPDRVVWVDGSDEEAARINAELVSAGTFVQLDAKPNSYWAASDPNDVARVEERTFICSDNEEDAGPTNNWMDPAEMKATMTELYRGCMRGRTMYVIPFCMGPLGAEDPKLGIEITDFAYVVASMRVMTRAGKAALDKFVTEDGTERSFVPALHSVGAPLEPGQKDVSWPCNTTKYISHFPESREIWSYGSGYGGNSLLGKKCYSLRIGSVIARDEGWLAEHMLILKLISPEDKVHYVAAAFPSACGKTNLAMLQPTIPGWRAETLGDDIAWMRFGEDGRLYAVNPEFGFFGVAPGTDWHTNPNAMRTIEKGNTVYTNVALTDDGDVWWEGMGEKPEHATSWKKQEWTPESEEKAAHPNSRYCTPMSQCPILAPEWDDPKGVPISAILFGGRRKTTVPLVNEARDWQHGVFMGATMSSETTAAAAGAVGNVRRDPMAMLPFLGYHAGDYFKHWLDLGKNADADKLPKIFYVNWFRRGDDGRFLWPGFGENSRILKWVIERVEGKGNANETPVGFVPNAEDLHTEGLKEPLADIQAALDVSADEWRKELPLIEEWFEKIGDKVPSSLRDELDALKQRLG; the protein is encoded by the coding sequence ATGACCGCAGTCGCCATCCCTGGACTGGAAAAAGCGCCGACGACGCACAGCGGCGTGCTGTCCTGGGTCCGGGAGGTCGCCGAACTGACCACTCCGGACCGCGTGGTGTGGGTCGACGGGTCCGACGAAGAGGCCGCGCGTATCAACGCCGAACTGGTCTCCGCCGGCACGTTCGTGCAGCTCGACGCGAAGCCCAACTCGTACTGGGCCGCTTCCGACCCGAATGACGTCGCCCGCGTCGAAGAGCGCACCTTCATCTGTTCGGACAACGAAGAAGACGCCGGTCCCACCAACAACTGGATGGACCCGGCCGAGATGAAGGCCACGATGACCGAGCTGTACCGCGGGTGCATGCGCGGTCGCACGATGTACGTGATCCCCTTCTGCATGGGCCCCCTCGGAGCCGAGGACCCCAAGCTCGGCATCGAGATCACCGACTTCGCCTACGTCGTCGCCTCCATGCGCGTGATGACCCGCGCCGGCAAGGCCGCGCTGGACAAGTTCGTCACCGAGGACGGCACCGAGCGTTCGTTCGTCCCGGCGCTGCACTCCGTCGGCGCCCCGCTGGAGCCGGGTCAGAAGGACGTCTCCTGGCCGTGCAACACCACCAAGTACATCTCGCACTTCCCCGAGAGCCGTGAGATCTGGAGCTACGGCTCCGGCTACGGCGGCAACTCGCTGCTGGGCAAGAAGTGCTACTCGCTGCGCATCGGCTCGGTCATCGCCCGTGACGAGGGCTGGCTGGCCGAGCACATGCTGATCCTCAAGCTGATCTCGCCGGAGGACAAGGTCCACTACGTCGCGGCGGCTTTCCCGAGCGCCTGCGGCAAGACCAACCTCGCCATGCTCCAGCCGACCATCCCCGGCTGGCGTGCCGAGACCCTCGGTGACGACATCGCGTGGATGCGGTTCGGCGAGGACGGCCGCCTGTACGCGGTGAACCCCGAGTTCGGCTTCTTCGGCGTCGCGCCGGGCACCGACTGGCACACCAACCCCAACGCGATGCGCACCATCGAAAAGGGCAACACGGTCTACACGAACGTCGCGCTGACCGACGACGGCGACGTCTGGTGGGAGGGCATGGGCGAGAAGCCCGAGCACGCCACCTCCTGGAAGAAGCAGGAGTGGACGCCGGAGTCGGAAGAGAAGGCCGCGCACCCGAACTCGCGCTACTGCACCCCGATGTCGCAGTGCCCGATCCTCGCGCCCGAGTGGGACGACCCGAAGGGCGTGCCGATCTCGGCGATCCTCTTCGGCGGCCGCCGCAAGACCACGGTCCCGCTGGTCAACGAGGCCCGCGACTGGCAGCACGGCGTGTTCATGGGCGCCACCATGTCGTCGGAGACCACCGCGGCCGCCGCCGGCGCGGTCGGCAACGTGCGCCGCGACCCGATGGCCATGCTGCCGTTCCTCGGCTACCACGCCGGTGACTACTTCAAGCACTGGCTGGACCTCGGCAAGAACGCCGACGCCGACAAGCTGCCGAAGATCTTCTACGTCAACTGGTTCCGCCGTGGCGACGACGGCCGCTTCCTGTGGCCGGGATTCGGCGAGAACTCGCGCATCCTGAAGTGGGTCATCGAGCGCGTCGAGGGCAAGGGCAACGCGAACGAGACCCCGGTCGGTTTCGTGCCGAACGCCGAGGACCTCCACACCGAGGGCCTCAAGGAGCCGCTGGCCGACATCCAGGCCGCACTGGACGTCTCGGCCGACGAGTGGCGCAAGGAACTGCCCCTCATCGAGGAGTGGTTCGAGAAGATCGGCGACAAGGTCCCGTCTTCGCTGCGTGACGAACTGGACGCGCTGAAGCAGCGTCTCGGCTGA
- a CDS encoding DUF6297 family protein, giving the protein MVTTKAPTHVPGRQRFGGLLNGDYQTFLALFGFGALFTAFENLPKLRHFLFGQSLVDFPAVFGLLIVLCAIFWRSLLRRGFVWAEPAALTWMDFAGVDRRRVVAKRMWTLWLGLVVVVGYTGALVTAIGGGSKDVWIAMSALTAAGAVLAAVTARRTAIRGETFAPVVLAVAGLAVAAAGLGPIAVEVLAGALFVVAVAVAFGGEPVSRVGRQDLVDGWNARLLRAMAAVFMDPMLLIPESKPVPWLSLRRPTALRLAWAGVLGRSRFAAASVVIACLVGAGHLAFPAVPAGPLFALGAYAALVPFVGGLGELWRNPGRRRWLGASDWELRLVNGLVIAVLGLGWGGLLGLVTLTLGVTPAWPVWLAIPLAVFAALRTATRPPMNYDVSGGAAGLQALRGVDVLVVGSVLLSVIA; this is encoded by the coding sequence GTGGTGACCACGAAGGCCCCCACGCACGTTCCGGGACGACAGCGATTCGGCGGACTGCTCAACGGGGATTACCAGACCTTTCTCGCGCTGTTCGGTTTCGGCGCGCTCTTCACCGCGTTCGAGAACCTGCCGAAGCTGCGTCATTTCCTTTTTGGACAGTCCCTTGTGGATTTCCCGGCGGTGTTCGGCCTGCTGATCGTGCTGTGCGCGATCTTCTGGCGCAGCCTGTTGCGCCGCGGTTTCGTCTGGGCCGAACCGGCGGCGCTGACGTGGATGGACTTCGCCGGTGTCGACAGGCGCCGTGTCGTCGCGAAGCGGATGTGGACGCTCTGGCTCGGGCTGGTCGTGGTGGTCGGCTACACCGGGGCGCTGGTCACCGCGATCGGCGGCGGATCGAAGGACGTCTGGATCGCGATGTCGGCGTTGACCGCCGCCGGGGCGGTCCTGGCCGCCGTCACCGCGCGGCGGACCGCGATCCGCGGGGAAACGTTCGCGCCGGTCGTGCTCGCGGTGGCCGGTCTGGCGGTGGCCGCCGCCGGGCTGGGCCCGATCGCGGTCGAAGTGCTGGCCGGTGCGCTGTTCGTTGTCGCGGTGGCGGTGGCCTTCGGCGGCGAACCGGTGTCCAGGGTCGGGCGCCAGGACCTCGTCGACGGCTGGAACGCGCGGCTCCTGCGGGCGATGGCCGCGGTCTTCATGGACCCGATGCTGCTGATCCCGGAATCGAAGCCGGTGCCTTGGCTTTCGCTGCGGCGTCCGACGGCGCTGCGGCTCGCGTGGGCCGGGGTGCTCGGCCGTTCGCGTTTCGCGGCGGCCAGTGTGGTGATCGCGTGCCTGGTCGGTGCCGGACATCTGGCGTTCCCGGCCGTCCCGGCGGGGCCGCTGTTCGCGCTCGGCGCGTACGCGGCGCTGGTGCCGTTCGTCGGCGGGCTCGGCGAACTGTGGCGCAACCCCGGCCGCAGGCGATGGCTCGGCGCGTCCGACTGGGAGCTACGGCTGGTCAACGGCCTGGTGATCGCGGTGCTCGGCCTCGGCTGGGGAGGCCTGCTCGGCTTGGTGACGCTGACGCTCGGGGTGACTCCGGCCTGGCCGGTGTGGCTCGCGATCCCGCTCGCCGTCTTCGCCGCGCTCCGGACGGCGACCCGGCCGCCGATGAACTACGACGTCAGCGGCGGTGCCGCCGGGCTCCAAGCGCTGAGGGGAGTCGACGTGCTGGTCGTCGGTTCCGTCTTGCTGTCCGTGATCGCCTGA
- a CDS encoding helix-turn-helix domain-containing protein, translating to MVRVPLTDEERERGERLGLALRDARASASRSMVEVATEAGISVETLRKIETGRIPTPAFFTVAAIADAVGLPLDVLRATVENTGAGEVAEAS from the coding sequence ATGGTGCGAGTGCCGTTGACGGACGAGGAACGCGAACGAGGCGAGCGGCTGGGGCTGGCGCTCCGGGACGCGCGCGCGTCGGCGTCGCGAAGCATGGTCGAGGTCGCGACGGAGGCCGGGATCTCGGTGGAGACGCTCCGGAAGATCGAGACCGGCCGGATCCCGACACCCGCCTTCTTCACGGTGGCGGCGATCGCGGACGCCGTCGGGCTGCCGCTGGACGTGCTGCGGGCGACCGTGGAAAACACGGGCGCCGGAGAGGTCGCCGAAGCCAGTTAG
- the mctP gene encoding monocarboxylate uptake permease MctP has protein sequence MTNIQWPELIIFAVLFAVVTVLGFVASRWKAGNTLDHLDEWGLGGRKFGSWITWFLLGGDLYTAYTFVAVPALMFSAGAMGLFALPYTIIVYPIVLMPALRMWSVSRVRGYVTPADFVRGRFGSPTLALLIAITGIIATMPYIALQLVGLEAVLRTMGINGSGIVGHLPLLVAFIILAVYTYQSGLRAPALIAFVKDILIYLVIIVAIIYLPSKLGGWSAIFDSAQAKFDKTPSPSDGILLNANNQLQYATLALGSALALFLYPHSLTSVLASRGRSVIKRNMVALPAYSLVLGLLALLGYVAISASVKPITNNATGKPDTNTVVPVLFDSQFSAWFAGIAFAAIGIGALVPAAIMSIAAANLWTRNIYKEYIKKNATPGQEAKQAKLASLIVKFGAVAFILFIDPQFSIDLQLIGGVLILQTLPAVAISLYTRWFHRWGLIAGWVVGIGWGLIMLYNIPNAATGKAHFGGSALALDKLSIFGWHPLSGSQLQIYVGFVALVANLLVAVIFTVVARQMKVFNGTDDTEPEDYHADEHDKDLREIGVH, from the coding sequence GTGACCAACATCCAGTGGCCAGAGTTGATCATCTTCGCGGTCCTCTTCGCGGTGGTCACCGTCCTTGGCTTCGTCGCGTCACGCTGGAAGGCCGGCAACACCCTGGACCACCTCGACGAATGGGGCCTCGGCGGCCGCAAGTTCGGGTCGTGGATCACCTGGTTCCTGCTCGGCGGCGACCTCTACACGGCGTACACCTTCGTGGCCGTCCCCGCGCTGATGTTCAGCGCCGGTGCGATGGGCCTGTTCGCGCTTCCGTACACGATCATCGTCTACCCGATCGTGCTGATGCCCGCGCTGCGCATGTGGTCGGTCTCCCGGGTCCGCGGTTACGTCACGCCCGCCGACTTCGTCCGCGGCCGGTTCGGTTCGCCGACGCTGGCGCTGCTGATCGCGATCACCGGGATCATCGCGACGATGCCGTACATCGCGCTCCAGCTCGTCGGCCTCGAGGCGGTGCTGCGGACCATGGGCATCAACGGCTCCGGGATCGTCGGCCACCTGCCGCTGCTGGTCGCCTTCATCATCCTGGCGGTCTACACCTACCAGTCCGGCCTGCGTGCGCCCGCGTTGATCGCGTTCGTCAAGGACATCCTGATCTACCTCGTGATCATCGTGGCGATCATCTACCTGCCCTCGAAGCTCGGCGGCTGGTCGGCGATCTTCGACTCGGCCCAGGCGAAGTTCGACAAGACTCCCTCGCCGTCGGACGGCATCCTGCTCAACGCGAACAACCAGTTGCAGTACGCCACCTTGGCGCTCGGCTCGGCGCTCGCGCTGTTCCTGTACCCGCACTCGCTGACCAGCGTCCTCGCCTCACGCGGGCGCAGCGTGATCAAGCGGAACATGGTCGCGCTCCCGGCGTATTCGCTGGTCCTGGGCCTGCTGGCGCTGCTCGGCTACGTCGCGATCAGTGCGTCGGTCAAGCCGATCACCAACAACGCCACCGGTAAACCCGACACGAACACCGTCGTCCCGGTGCTGTTCGACTCGCAGTTCTCGGCGTGGTTCGCCGGCATCGCGTTCGCCGCGATCGGCATCGGGGCGCTGGTGCCCGCGGCGATCATGTCGATCGCGGCGGCCAACCTGTGGACCCGCAACATCTACAAGGAGTACATCAAGAAGAACGCGACGCCGGGCCAGGAAGCGAAGCAGGCCAAGCTCGCTTCGCTGATCGTGAAGTTCGGCGCGGTGGCGTTCATCCTGTTCATCGACCCGCAGTTCTCGATCGACCTGCAGCTCATCGGCGGGGTGCTGATCTTGCAGACACTGCCAGCGGTGGCGATCTCGCTCTACACACGGTGGTTCCACCGCTGGGGCTTGATCGCGGGCTGGGTGGTCGGCATCGGCTGGGGCCTGATCATGCTCTACAACATCCCGAACGCGGCGACCGGCAAGGCGCACTTCGGCGGCTCGGCGCTGGCGCTGGACAAGCTGTCGATCTTCGGCTGGCACCCGCTCAGCGGTTCGCAGCTGCAGATCTACGTCGGCTTCGTGGCGCTGGTGGCGAACCTGCTGGTCGCGGTGATCTTCACGGTGGTCGCGCGGCAGATGAAGGTCTTCAACGGCACGGACGACACCGAGCCCGAGGACTACCACGCCGACGAGCACGACAAGGATCTCCGCGAAATCGGCGTCCACTAG
- a CDS encoding ABC transporter ATP-binding protein — protein MIDVRGLGVKAGEHWLFEDLDFEVEAGECAVIAGPNGVGKSTLLRCLYGTQAPQRGRVVVAGGKPDERDLSFRRKVSVLFDDSDFFAELTPLQHLEVLEGSFGADLGDHEALLSDAGLSERAKVTAGKFSAGQRRRLLLLGATARPHDVLLLDEPERALDVAGKEWLTSLIARSTGAGAAVVVATHHPPLLEAADSTLELW, from the coding sequence ATGATCGACGTACGCGGGCTCGGCGTCAAGGCCGGGGAGCACTGGTTGTTCGAAGACCTCGATTTCGAGGTCGAAGCGGGCGAATGCGCGGTGATCGCGGGCCCGAACGGGGTCGGGAAATCGACTTTGCTGAGGTGCCTGTACGGAACGCAGGCGCCGCAACGAGGACGCGTCGTCGTCGCGGGCGGAAAACCCGACGAGCGTGACCTTTCCTTTCGCCGCAAGGTCTCCGTCCTGTTCGACGATTCCGATTTCTTCGCCGAATTGACCCCGCTCCAGCATCTCGAAGTGCTGGAGGGTTCGTTCGGAGCCGATCTCGGCGATCACGAAGCCTTGTTGTCGGACGCGGGCCTGTCCGAACGCGCGAAGGTCACCGCGGGCAAGTTCTCCGCCGGGCAGCGCCGCCGTCTGCTGCTCCTCGGCGCGACGGCGCGGCCGCACGACGTCCTGCTGCTCGACGAGCCCGAGCGGGCGCTCGACGTCGCCGGGAAGGAATGGCTGACGTCGCTGATCGCGCGTTCGACCGGCGCCGGGGCGGCGGTCGTGGTGGCGACACACCATCCCCCGCTGCTCGAAGCGGCCGACTCGACCCTCGAGCTGTGGTGA
- a CDS encoding DUF3311 domain-containing protein, whose amino-acid sequence MASGKADGKVRGFQFSPWNLLLIIPLLVLITSLFNTDGPRLFGMPFFYWFQFVFVAVGVLCTGIVYAMTRDKPTSDRPDRLSVDELDEGDVK is encoded by the coding sequence ATGGCGTCAGGTAAGGCAGACGGGAAGGTGAGGGGTTTTCAGTTCAGCCCCTGGAACCTCCTGCTGATCATCCCGTTGCTGGTGCTGATCACGTCCTTGTTCAACACGGACGGCCCCCGGCTGTTCGGGATGCCGTTCTTCTACTGGTTCCAATTCGTGTTCGTGGCCGTCGGCGTCCTGTGCACCGGGATCGTCTACGCGATGACCAGGGACAAGCCGACCAGTGACCGTCCCGACCGGTTGTCCGTGGACGAGCTCGACGAGGGGGACGTCAAGTGA
- a CDS encoding alpha/beta hydrolase: MKKLRYAVVIPAVAGTMLAGFTPAFAGPEAAKQQPLNSTNIPAQYANQKLDWHKCTANELPSAPPPGAENIECATYRAPRNWYKSNENIDLTIAVSRLAATSGNATASVITNPGGPGAPGRNFPARLRNQTKLRANQEIIGLDPRGTGKSTNITCGNAIGTGSDLDPRDRSRANLNLILDATKYAADSCQVKSGELGPLINTAQTIRDIDLLRVLLGRDKINWVGYSAGTWMGAHYAQQFPTRTGKFLLDSSTEFTTTWQNSFDGQPLGFERRWRQDFLPWIGKYNKVYNFGKNGEAARQSYEKVRFALTQNPVEVDGVPVSANALDSTIASYLYSKRNFPALADYLVNLKTLTEGTGTQQQKASAAQKVKAETVDGDGVIGPQPLFVPSDGDAYNASFWSIPCNEGPWTGNRQSVIRQSQKLIDRDLPLLGAGWLIQPCIFWKNKPVDLPKLDGRGVPPVLIVQSVHDPATPIEGATRAHRAFANSRMITVTGEGDHGIYAGGNAGVDKVVEDFLVDGKVPNDQSLPGLPLPVPAGG, encoded by the coding sequence ATGAAGAAACTCCGCTATGCGGTGGTGATCCCGGCTGTCGCCGGCACCATGCTGGCCGGGTTCACTCCTGCGTTCGCAGGACCGGAGGCTGCCAAACAGCAGCCTCTGAACTCCACCAACATTCCGGCGCAGTACGCGAACCAGAAGCTCGACTGGCACAAGTGCACGGCGAACGAGCTGCCGTCCGCGCCGCCGCCGGGGGCCGAAAACATCGAGTGCGCGACCTACCGGGCGCCTCGCAACTGGTACAAGTCGAACGAGAACATCGACCTGACGATCGCCGTCAGCCGCCTCGCCGCCACCAGCGGCAACGCGACGGCCAGCGTCATCACGAACCCCGGCGGCCCCGGCGCGCCCGGCCGTAACTTCCCGGCGCGTCTGCGCAACCAGACGAAGCTGCGCGCGAACCAGGAGATCATCGGTCTCGACCCGCGCGGCACCGGCAAGAGCACCAACATCACCTGCGGCAACGCGATCGGCACCGGCTCGGACCTCGACCCGCGCGACCGCAGCCGGGCGAACCTCAACCTGATCCTGGACGCCACCAAGTACGCGGCGGACTCCTGCCAGGTGAAGTCCGGCGAGCTGGGCCCGCTCATCAACACCGCCCAGACCATCCGTGACATCGACCTGCTGCGCGTCCTCCTGGGCCGCGACAAGATCAACTGGGTCGGCTACTCGGCGGGCACCTGGATGGGCGCGCACTACGCGCAGCAGTTCCCCACCCGGACCGGCAAGTTCCTGCTCGACTCGTCGACCGAGTTCACGACGACCTGGCAGAACTCCTTCGACGGGCAGCCGCTCGGCTTCGAGCGCCGCTGGCGTCAGGACTTCCTGCCGTGGATCGGCAAGTACAACAAGGTCTACAACTTCGGCAAGAACGGCGAAGCCGCTCGTCAGAGCTACGAGAAGGTCCGCTTCGCGCTGACGCAGAACCCCGTCGAGGTGGACGGCGTCCCGGTTTCGGCCAACGCCCTCGACTCGACCATCGCGTCGTACCTCTACTCGAAGCGCAACTTCCCGGCACTGGCCGACTACCTGGTCAACCTGAAGACGCTGACCGAGGGCACCGGGACCCAGCAGCAGAAGGCCTCGGCCGCCCAGAAGGTCAAGGCGGAGACCGTCGACGGTGACGGCGTCATCGGCCCGCAGCCGCTGTTCGTCCCGAGCGACGGCGACGCCTACAACGCCAGCTTCTGGTCCATCCCCTGCAACGAGGGCCCGTGGACCGGCAACCGGCAGAGCGTCATCCGCCAGTCGCAGAAGCTGATCGACCGCGATCTGCCGCTGCTCGGCGCCGGCTGGCTGATCCAGCCGTGCATCTTCTGGAAGAACAAGCCGGTCGACCTGCCGAAGCTCGACGGCCGCGGCGTCCCGCCGGTGCTGATCGTCCAGTCGGTGCACGACCCGGCGACCCCGATCGAGGGCGCGACCCGTGCGCACCGCGCGTTCGCCAACTCGCGGATGATCACGGTGACCGGTGAGGGTGACCACGGCATCTACGCCGGCGGCAACGCGGGTGTGGACAAGGTCGTGGAGGACTTCCTCGTCGACGGCAAGGTGCCGAACGACCAGAGCCTCCCCGGACTCCCACTTCCGGTGCCCGCGGGCGGCTGA
- a CDS encoding TIGR03621 family F420-dependent LLM class oxidoreductase has protein sequence MLKFGVNMVVPDSRAAWVEKCRKAEALGFDVVGAADHLGMAPPFPALVLAAEVTERVRLNTFVINTAFYNPVLLARDVTGTDQFTEGRLELGLGAGYRKAEFEAAGMEFPRAGLRVEHLEHTIKELKRLYADEGHKPETVQKPGPPLMIAGRGDRVLALAAEHADIIGFSGTAAVPDGGALVLDDAAGIDGRVAFVREKLRGRAAEFNVISQVVTVTRDRRAGLESAHEFLKGTLTVEQLAEVPTVLIGTHEQIAEQILAHRERFGLTYFTVLERNMEPLAPVIDLVRGK, from the coding sequence ATGCTCAAGTTCGGCGTGAACATGGTCGTCCCGGACAGCCGGGCGGCGTGGGTCGAGAAATGCCGCAAGGCCGAAGCCCTCGGTTTCGACGTCGTTGGTGCGGCGGACCATCTGGGTATGGCGCCGCCCTTTCCCGCCCTCGTGCTCGCCGCCGAGGTGACCGAGCGGGTGCGGCTCAACACGTTCGTCATCAACACCGCTTTCTACAATCCGGTGCTGCTCGCCCGCGACGTCACCGGCACGGACCAGTTCACCGAAGGCAGGCTCGAACTGGGTCTCGGCGCCGGGTACCGGAAGGCCGAATTCGAAGCGGCGGGGATGGAATTCCCCCGTGCCGGCCTGCGCGTCGAACACCTCGAACACACCATCAAAGAGCTCAAAAGGCTTTACGCGGACGAAGGCCATAAACCGGAAACCGTGCAGAAACCGGGCCCGCCGCTGATGATCGCCGGTCGAGGGGACAGGGTGCTCGCCTTGGCCGCCGAACACGCCGACATCATCGGATTCTCCGGTACGGCGGCCGTTCCCGACGGGGGTGCGCTGGTTCTCGACGACGCGGCCGGGATCGACGGACGCGTGGCTTTCGTCCGCGAGAAACTGCGTGGCCGCGCCGCCGAATTCAACGTCATTTCGCAAGTGGTCACGGTGACCCGCGATCGGCGTGCGGGTTTGGAAAGTGCTCACGAATTCCTGAAGGGCACGCTCACCGTCGAGCAGCTCGCCGAAGTGCCGACGGTGCTCATCGGTACCCACGAGCAGATCGCCGAACAGATCCTCGCCCATCGCGAGCGGTTCGGCTTGACGTATTTCACCGTGCTCGAGCGCAATATGGAGCCGCTCGCACCGGTGATCGACCTGGTGCGCGGCAAATGA